The Arvicola amphibius chromosome 11, mArvAmp1.2, whole genome shotgun sequence genome has a segment encoding these proteins:
- the Gng10 gene encoding guanine nucleotide-binding protein G(I)/G(S)/G(O) subunit gamma-10: MSAGASVSALQRLVEQLKLEAGVERIKVSQAAAELQQYCMQNACKDALLLGVPAGSNPFREPRSCALL; this comes from the exons ATGTCCGCCGGGGCTAGCGTGAGCGCCCTGCAGCGCTTGGTGGAGCAGCTCAAGCTGGAGGCCGGTGTGGAGAGGATCAAG GTCTCGCAGGCAGCCGCGGAGCTCCAGCAGTACTGCATGCAGAATGCCTGCAAGGATGCCCTGCTGCTCGGCGTGCCAGCTGGGAGCAATCCCTTCCGGGAGCCCAGGTCCTGTGCTTTACTCTGA